In the genome of Hymenobacter cellulosivorans, one region contains:
- a CDS encoding sigma-70 family RNA polymerase sigma factor → MTSLEFTDQVQKISYSLKPVAMNLTRDADDAKDLVQETLLKAMLNKDKFKAGTNLKAWLYTIMRNTFINNYNKITKRNSNIDSTEYFQYFNTDENYITHNGATSDFVVTDINEAIANLSADYRTPFMMYYIGYKYLEIAEKLQIPIGTVKNRIHIARKELKDALKVYAPGV, encoded by the coding sequence ATGACCTCTTTGGAATTCACCGATCAAGTACAGAAGATTTCCTACTCCCTGAAGCCCGTGGCCATGAACCTGACCCGCGACGCTGACGATGCCAAGGACCTAGTCCAGGAAACCCTGCTCAAAGCCATGCTGAACAAGGACAAGTTTAAGGCCGGCACCAACCTGAAGGCGTGGTTGTACACTATAATGCGTAACACCTTCATCAATAATTACAATAAGATTACCAAGCGCAATAGCAATATTGACAGCACCGAGTATTTCCAATATTTCAATACCGACGAAAACTATATCACCCACAACGGAGCCACTTCCGACTTTGTGGTAACGGACATCAACGAGGCCATTGCCAACCTCTCGGCCGACTACCGGACCCCGTTCATGATGTACTACATTGGCTACAAGTACCTGGAAATTGCGGAGAAGCTCCAAATTCCAATTGGGACGGTTAAAAACCGGATTCACATTGCCCGCAAGGAACTGAAAGACGCTCTGAAAGTTTACGCCCCCGGCGTGTAG
- a CDS encoding phytoene desaturase family protein yields MTTATAPPHVLVIGAGFAGLSAATSLAQRGYRVTVLEKNEGPGGRARVFQAQGFTFDMGPSWYWMPDVFEKYFARFGRKVSDYYELERLDPSYQVVFGPNDAVDIPAKMAELRQLFEHYEPGSAARLDEFLKQAAYKYEVGINRLVYAPSRSVFEFADPKLLVDMVRMDVLQSMHKHVRRFFRNPKLLQLVEFPILFLGATSENTPALYSLMNYADLALGTWYPKGGMHQIVRGMVQLAQEQGVVLEYNQEVQEIQVENGRATGVQTATGFLAADIVVAGADYHHAEQHLLRPEFRHYDEAYWDKRTMAPSSLLFYIGLNKRLPKLRHHNLFFDEDFQLHAHEIYEQPQWPSKPLFYVSAPSQTDPTVAPDGCENLFLLIPVAPNLPDPEQTREHYYHLIMDRLERHVGENIRDAVVYKRSYAHQDFISDYHSYKGNAYGLANTLRQTAILKPTLKSKKISNLYFTGQLTVPGPGVPPSLISGQVVAGEVEKEQGLVRR; encoded by the coding sequence TTGACTACCGCTACTGCTCCCCCACACGTCCTGGTTATCGGGGCCGGCTTTGCTGGCCTGTCGGCGGCTACCTCCCTAGCCCAGCGCGGGTACCGCGTTACGGTGCTCGAAAAGAACGAGGGACCCGGCGGCCGGGCCCGGGTTTTTCAAGCCCAGGGCTTCACCTTCGACATGGGCCCGAGCTGGTATTGGATGCCCGACGTATTTGAGAAGTACTTCGCCCGCTTTGGCCGCAAAGTGTCCGATTATTACGAGCTGGAGCGCCTCGACCCGTCGTACCAAGTAGTATTCGGGCCGAATGATGCGGTAGACATTCCGGCGAAAATGGCCGAGCTACGTCAGCTGTTTGAGCACTATGAGCCCGGCAGCGCTGCTCGCCTGGATGAGTTTCTGAAGCAGGCCGCATACAAGTACGAAGTGGGCATCAACCGGCTGGTGTATGCCCCGAGCCGCTCGGTCTTTGAATTTGCCGACCCTAAGCTGCTCGTGGATATGGTGCGCATGGATGTGCTGCAGAGCATGCACAAGCACGTACGCCGCTTTTTCCGGAATCCGAAGCTGCTGCAGCTGGTCGAGTTTCCGATTCTGTTTCTGGGTGCTACTTCCGAAAATACCCCGGCCCTATACTCGCTCATGAATTACGCCGATCTGGCGTTGGGCACTTGGTACCCCAAGGGCGGCATGCACCAGATTGTGCGTGGCATGGTGCAACTGGCTCAAGAGCAGGGCGTGGTGCTCGAATACAACCAGGAAGTGCAGGAAATACAAGTGGAAAACGGCCGGGCCACCGGCGTGCAGACCGCCACTGGCTTCCTGGCCGCCGACATTGTGGTGGCGGGCGCCGACTACCACCACGCCGAGCAGCACTTGCTCCGGCCCGAATTCCGGCACTACGACGAAGCCTACTGGGACAAGCGCACCATGGCCCCGTCGTCGTTACTCTTCTATATCGGGCTGAACAAGCGCCTGCCCAAGCTGCGCCACCACAACCTGTTTTTCGACGAGGACTTTCAGCTCCATGCCCACGAAATCTACGAGCAGCCGCAGTGGCCCAGCAAGCCTTTGTTCTACGTTTCGGCCCCTTCGCAGACCGACCCCACGGTAGCCCCGGACGGCTGCGAAAACCTGTTCCTGCTCATTCCGGTGGCTCCCAACCTGCCCGACCCCGAACAAACCCGGGAGCATTATTACCATTTGATTATGGACCGGCTGGAGCGGCACGTAGGCGAGAATATCCGCGACGCGGTGGTGTATAAGCGTAGCTACGCCCACCAGGACTTTATAAGCGACTACCACAGCTACAAGGGCAATGCCTACGGTTTGGCCAACACCCTGCGCCAGACCGCCATTCTGAAGCCCACTCTCAAAAGCAAAAAGATTAGTAATCTGTATTTTACGGGGCAGTTGACCGTGCCCGGTCCCGGTGTGCCGCCCTCCCTTATTTCAGGGCAGGTAGTGGCCGGTGAAGTGGAGAAGGAGCAGGGGCTGGTCCGCCGATGA
- a CDS encoding phytoene/squalene synthase family protein translates to MDHVALFDQTSLACSKLITKRYSTSFTLGIRTLDPRFHLPVYAVYGFVRWADEIVDTFHDYDKAALFADFKRQTDEALAMGFSLSPVLHAFQLVVRQYGIDREFIDAFLKSMEMDLEDRSYHQSMYEEYIYGSAEVVGLMCLRIFCEGDRALFDKLREPARRLGAAFQKINFLRDIRSDYEDRGRVYFPGVVYERFDDKVKREIEADIRADFDAGYAGIVQLPRSARLGVYLAYVYYLKLFHKIRQLPAARILGERVRVPDNTKLLLLMGSYFRYRLRAI, encoded by the coding sequence GTGGACCACGTTGCCCTCTTCGACCAAACCAGTCTGGCCTGTAGCAAACTCATTACCAAGCGCTACAGTACGTCGTTTACGCTGGGAATTCGCACGCTCGACCCGCGGTTTCACCTACCGGTATACGCCGTGTATGGCTTTGTGCGCTGGGCCGATGAAATCGTGGATACGTTTCATGATTACGACAAAGCGGCCCTGTTTGCGGACTTCAAGCGGCAGACCGATGAGGCGCTGGCCATGGGCTTTAGCCTGAGCCCAGTGCTGCATGCCTTTCAACTGGTGGTGCGGCAGTACGGCATCGACCGGGAGTTTATTGATGCTTTTTTGAAGAGCATGGAAATGGACCTGGAAGACCGCAGCTACCACCAGTCGATGTACGAAGAGTACATCTATGGCTCGGCCGAAGTGGTGGGCCTGATGTGTCTGCGCATCTTTTGCGAGGGCGACCGGGCCTTGTTTGACAAGCTGCGCGAGCCGGCCCGGCGGCTGGGAGCGGCGTTTCAGAAGATCAACTTTCTGCGCGACATTCGCTCCGACTACGAAGATCGGGGCCGCGTCTACTTTCCCGGCGTGGTGTATGAGCGGTTTGATGATAAGGTGAAGCGCGAAATCGAGGCCGACATTCGGGCCGATTTTGATGCTGGTTACGCGGGTATCGTGCAGCTGCCCCGCTCGGCCCGTCTGGGTGTGTATCTGGCCTACGTGTATTACCTGAAGCTTTTTCATAAAATCCGCCAGCTACCAGCGGCACGAATCTTGGGGGAGCGGGTGCGCGTGCCCGATAACACGAAACTTTTACTGTTAATGGGTTCGTACTTTCGTTACCGCCTTCGGGCTATCTGA